One Kitasatospora sp. NBC_01287 DNA window includes the following coding sequences:
- a CDS encoding MFS transporter: MDTLDRTAAAPPAAPPAGRRAWIALGVLLLPLLLVSMDVSVLYFAVPFISQDLHPSSTQQLWIFDIYGFVLAGLLITMGALGDRIGRRRLLLTGALAFGAASTLAAYADSAATLIGARAVLGVAGATLMPSTLGLIRNLFPDSKQRAKAIAVWTAVTSGGIAVGPVLSGLLLEHFWWGSVFLINLPAMLMLLVLGPVLVPETPRHRDGRFDLPSALLSLAAILPLVYGIKELAQDGPHPVPLIAMLVGLLVGALFVRRQRRHPHALIDLTLVRARGFSGAVGLNLLAMFGLVGIAIFVTQYLQLVLGLSTLSAALWSVLPSLAVGAVAPLVMVLGQRLGRAPVVAGGFGLMALGFAGLGLLSPHSPLWLLLTVAVCYASGAVGVMSQVSEVVMAAAPVERAGTAASLLESGSELGGALGMALLGSLGTALYRAQVPGELPAGLPAAVAGPARDSLGGADAVVGRLPEGLGRAVLVAAREAFTGGLQGAAIAAAVLMALGAVLAVPLLRGVGTPGSAAVGNQD, from the coding sequence ATGGACACGCTGGACCGCACCGCCGCCGCACCACCCGCCGCCCCACCGGCCGGCCGCCGGGCCTGGATCGCGCTCGGCGTGCTGCTGCTGCCACTGCTGCTGGTCTCGATGGACGTCTCGGTGCTCTACTTCGCGGTGCCGTTCATCAGCCAGGACCTGCACCCCAGCAGCACCCAGCAGCTGTGGATCTTCGACATCTACGGCTTCGTCCTCGCCGGCCTGCTGATCACCATGGGCGCGCTCGGTGACCGGATCGGCCGCCGCCGGCTGCTGCTGACCGGCGCGCTGGCCTTCGGCGCCGCCTCCACCTTGGCCGCCTACGCCGACAGCGCGGCCACCCTGATCGGCGCCCGGGCCGTGCTCGGCGTCGCCGGCGCCACCCTGATGCCCTCCACCCTGGGCCTGATCCGCAACCTGTTCCCGGACTCCAAGCAGCGCGCCAAGGCGATCGCCGTCTGGACGGCCGTCACCAGCGGCGGGATCGCGGTCGGTCCGGTGCTCAGCGGGCTGTTGCTGGAGCACTTCTGGTGGGGCTCGGTCTTCCTGATCAACCTGCCCGCGATGCTGATGCTGCTCGTGCTCGGCCCGGTCCTGGTGCCCGAGACGCCCCGCCACCGCGACGGCCGCTTCGACCTGCCGAGCGCCCTGCTCTCGCTGGCCGCGATCCTGCCGCTGGTCTACGGGATCAAGGAGCTCGCCCAGGACGGTCCGCACCCCGTGCCGCTGATCGCCATGCTGGTCGGCCTGCTGGTGGGCGCGCTCTTCGTGCGCCGTCAGCGCCGCCACCCGCACGCGCTGATCGACCTGACCCTGGTCCGCGCCCGCGGCTTCTCCGGCGCGGTCGGGCTGAACCTGCTGGCCATGTTCGGGCTGGTCGGGATCGCCATCTTCGTCACCCAGTACCTCCAACTGGTGCTCGGTCTGAGCACCTTGAGCGCCGCCCTGTGGAGCGTGCTGCCGAGCCTGGCGGTCGGCGCGGTCGCCCCGCTGGTGATGGTGCTGGGGCAGCGGCTGGGGCGGGCGCCGGTGGTCGCCGGCGGCTTCGGGCTGATGGCGCTCGGTTTCGCGGGCCTCGGGCTGCTGAGCCCGCACTCGCCGCTCTGGCTGCTGCTGACCGTCGCCGTGTGCTACGCCAGCGGCGCGGTCGGGGTGATGTCGCAGGTCAGCGAGGTGGTGATGGCCGCGGCCCCGGTCGAGCGGGCGGGCACGGCGGCGAGCCTGCTGGAGTCCGGCAGCGAGCTGGGCGGTGCGCTGGGGATGGCGCTGCTCGGCAGCCTGGGGACGGCCCTCTACCGGGCCCAGGTGCCCGGCGAGCTGCCGGCCGGCTTGCCGGCGGCCGTGGCCGGCCCGGCGCGCGACTCGCTCGGTGGCGCCGACGCGGTGGTCGGCCGGCTGCCCGAGGGGCTCGGTCGGGCCGTGCTCGTCGCGGCCCGGGAGGCCTTCACCGGCGGCCTGCAGGGCGCGGCGATCGCCGCCGCGGTGCTGATGGCGCTCGGTGCGGTGCTCGCCGTGCCGCTGCTGCGCGGAGTCGGCACGCCGGGCTCGGCGGCGGTCGGGAATCAGGACTGA
- a CDS encoding GntR family transcriptional regulator, which translates to MPAADVPPYLRIAADLRGRIAAGALRPGDRVPSTRGITQEWGVAMATATKVLAVLRQEGLVESRPGVGTVVAEGADGDGGPGAPVPPVTEPAEPAPAAAPAPAPARARRREPRAGDPGLNRERIVQAAIAVADAEGLAPLSMRRVAAELGVATMALYRHVPSKEELVDLMADAVLLSTPLPAATLTGWRPRLAALARVQWSLYRRHPWLARSISLTRPVPLPGALRHGEFVLDTVAPFELPPTTQLYLHIMFFAVIRGIAVNLELQSQEGEMTDEEWMASQEGVLLSTLASGEFPRFGSLMGQLDSATGEEDFDLDLDQLFEFVLARLLDGLTLLFEPPAG; encoded by the coding sequence GTGCCCGCCGCCGATGTGCCGCCCTACCTGCGGATCGCCGCCGACCTGCGCGGGCGGATCGCCGCCGGCGCGCTGCGCCCGGGCGACCGGGTGCCGTCGACCCGCGGGATCACGCAGGAGTGGGGAGTGGCGATGGCCACCGCGACCAAGGTGCTGGCGGTGCTGCGGCAGGAGGGGCTGGTCGAGTCCCGCCCGGGGGTGGGGACGGTGGTCGCCGAGGGGGCGGACGGGGATGGCGGCCCCGGCGCGCCCGTACCGCCCGTGACCGAGCCCGCCGAGCCCGCTCCCGCAGCGGCCCCCGCCCCGGCGCCCGCGCGCGCCCGGCGGCGTGAACCGCGCGCCGGCGACCCGGGGCTGAACCGCGAGCGGATCGTCCAGGCCGCCATCGCCGTGGCGGACGCCGAGGGCCTGGCGCCGCTCTCGATGCGCCGGGTCGCCGCCGAACTGGGCGTCGCCACCATGGCCCTGTACCGCCATGTGCCGAGCAAGGAGGAGCTGGTCGACCTGATGGCCGACGCGGTACTGCTCAGCACTCCGCTCCCGGCGGCCACCCTCACCGGCTGGCGCCCCCGACTGGCCGCGCTCGCCCGGGTGCAGTGGTCCCTCTACCGCCGCCACCCCTGGCTGGCCCGGTCCATCTCGCTCACCCGCCCCGTCCCGCTGCCCGGCGCCCTGCGGCACGGCGAGTTCGTGCTCGACACCGTGGCACCGTTCGAACTGCCGCCCACCACGCAGCTCTACCTGCACATCATGTTCTTCGCCGTCATCCGCGGCATCGCCGTCAACCTGGAACTCCAGTCCCAGGAAGGGGAGATGACCGACGAGGAGTGGATGGCCTCGCAGGAGGGCGTGCTGCTCAGCACGCTCGCCAGTGGCGAGTTCCCGCGCTTCGGCAGCCTGATGGGGCAGTTGGACTCCGCCACCGGCGAGGAGGACTTCGACCTCGATCTCGACCAGCTCTTCGAGTTCGTCCTGGCGCGCCTGCTCGACGGCCTGACCCTGCTCTTCGAACCGCCGGCCGGCTGA
- a CDS encoding tetratricopeptide repeat protein, whose protein sequence is MVDPLSVTAVTGVLSAMSASMATEAGKAVYESFGAVVRRVFGREVPAPAGARERAELAALIVERVRQEPEQARVLAQWMGAQGAVGGPVGHGVPALLPPSARFFTDRARQLAALEREAARKPDGRGRLAALVGPELIGTTALAVHFGHREVERFPDGQLYADLRGGSLGSSPEPTVVLRYFLSRLGVPDPRIPPVLEDRVDLYRTLLAERRLLVVLDHAQSAAQVRPLITTAPGVFTVVIARRPLTGLEAVLIEVGPLPDRDAKRLLTDLAGKQAVAAARATLPAVLERCAGSPFALRSAAQYLTAVPPARNGAAAVDPVRAAIEDRYREFDPRLASFYRCNALRPWPAIGVASAAAAAGVPRDQAARMLAELTDLGLLEQTAAGRFRYRPAARAHAEQEALREVGPAARLAATAGAIERYLRFAVQADYAALPKRWHVGPLFSQLGPGRYEGEGAALEALGAELGNLLEAVRAAEELGDPDTVCQLVEALWAVQLKAGQIDLMLPALRSGARAAGLLRDLDPRMVARMHTQLAFGLMEAQLYDEAEVQLLAAADAARATGQLVGQATALESLGLLRLRQWRFRAALACFDDAGQVLDGIAEGDPGAQDLPRARALLQRHCGRARRGLGDLAQADDLLTGALAFFRGGEGGEGGEQYNAARTLSDLAETRLLAGRPAEALSLIEEAAAILAGERADVHLIDLGVLRRRCQEALR, encoded by the coding sequence GTGGTGGATCCGCTGTCGGTCACGGCGGTCACGGGGGTGCTGAGCGCGATGAGCGCGAGCATGGCCACGGAGGCGGGCAAGGCGGTCTACGAGTCCTTCGGCGCAGTGGTCCGGCGGGTGTTCGGCCGAGAGGTTCCGGCGCCCGCCGGGGCCAGGGAGCGGGCCGAGTTGGCCGCGCTGATCGTGGAGCGGGTGCGACAGGAACCTGAGCAGGCCCGGGTGCTGGCGCAGTGGATGGGCGCTCAGGGCGCGGTGGGCGGTCCGGTCGGTCACGGCGTGCCGGCGCTGCTCCCGCCGTCGGCCCGCTTCTTCACCGACCGTGCGAGGCAGTTGGCCGCCCTTGAGCGCGAGGCGGCGCGCAAACCGGACGGACGGGGTCGGCTCGCGGCGCTGGTCGGGCCCGAACTGATCGGGACCACCGCACTGGCCGTCCACTTCGGCCACCGGGAGGTCGAGCGCTTCCCCGACGGTCAGCTCTACGCCGACCTGCGCGGTGGCTCGCTGGGTTCCTCGCCCGAACCGACCGTTGTCCTGCGGTACTTCCTGAGTCGGCTGGGCGTGCCCGACCCGCGGATCCCGCCCGTGCTGGAGGACCGGGTCGATCTCTACCGCACACTGCTCGCCGAGCGGCGCCTGCTGGTGGTCCTGGATCACGCCCAGTCCGCCGCCCAGGTCCGCCCGCTGATCACAACCGCCCCGGGGGTGTTCACCGTGGTGATCGCCCGCCGCCCCCTGACGGGGCTGGAGGCGGTGCTGATCGAGGTCGGGCCGCTGCCCGACCGGGATGCCAAGCGCCTGCTCACCGACCTGGCGGGCAAGCAGGCGGTCGCCGCGGCCCGCGCCACCCTGCCCGCCGTGCTGGAGCGCTGCGCCGGTTCTCCGTTCGCGCTGCGGTCGGCCGCCCAGTACCTCACCGCAGTGCCGCCGGCGCGGAACGGTGCCGCCGCGGTGGACCCGGTGCGGGCCGCCATCGAGGACCGCTACCGGGAGTTCGACCCGCGCCTCGCCTCCTTCTACCGGTGCAACGCGCTGCGCCCGTGGCCCGCCATCGGCGTCGCCTCGGCGGCGGCGGCCGCCGGGGTGCCGCGCGATCAGGCGGCGCGGATGCTCGCCGAACTCACCGATCTGGGCCTGCTGGAGCAGACCGCCGCCGGCCGCTTCCGCTACCGTCCGGCGGCGCGCGCGCATGCCGAGCAGGAGGCGCTGCGGGAGGTGGGCCCGGCGGCCCGGCTCGCGGCGACGGCCGGGGCCATCGAGCGCTACCTGCGCTTCGCGGTCCAGGCGGACTACGCGGCGCTGCCCAAGCGCTGGCACGTCGGACCCCTCTTCTCGCAGCTCGGCCCGGGCCGGTACGAGGGGGAGGGAGCGGCCCTCGAAGCTCTGGGAGCGGAGCTGGGGAACCTCCTCGAAGCGGTGCGCGCCGCCGAGGAGTTGGGGGACCCGGACACCGTCTGCCAGCTGGTCGAGGCGCTCTGGGCAGTTCAGTTGAAAGCCGGTCAGATCGACCTCATGCTCCCCGCTCTGCGGTCCGGAGCCCGGGCCGCGGGCCTGCTGCGCGATCTCGATCCGCGGATGGTCGCGCGGATGCACACCCAGCTCGCTTTCGGCCTGATGGAGGCGCAGCTCTACGACGAGGCCGAGGTCCAGCTGCTCGCGGCCGCCGACGCCGCCCGGGCGACTGGCCAACTGGTGGGCCAGGCAACGGCGCTGGAGTCGCTGGGCCTGCTGCGCCTGCGGCAGTGGCGGTTCCGGGCCGCGCTGGCCTGCTTCGACGATGCCGGCCAGGTGCTGGACGGCATCGCCGAGGGCGATCCGGGTGCCCAGGACCTGCCGCGGGCCCGGGCCTTGCTCCAACGCCACTGCGGGCGGGCGCGACGCGGGCTGGGAGATCTGGCGCAGGCCGATGACCTGCTCACCGGCGCGCTGGCGTTCTTCCGCGGCGGCGAGGGCGGCGAGGGCGGTGAGCAGTACAACGCCGCCCGCACGCTCAGCGACCTCGCCGAGACCCGCCTGCTGGCCGGACGCCCCGCCGAGGCGCTGAGCCTGATCGAGGAGGCCGCCGCGATCCTCGCCGGGGAGCGGGCGGACGTCCACCTCATCGACCTCGGCGTGCTGCGTCGGCGTTGCCAGGAAGCACTGCGGTGA
- a CDS encoding TetR/AcrR family transcriptional regulator, whose protein sequence is MADKPRDPAVSIWVKPPRTRKHGAAPSGLSRDRIVGATVDLLDADGVQAFSMRRLAATLDVTAMSVYWYLDTKDELLELALDDVLGRMAVAPPTDHDNWREQLRTLAHEYRRCFQQHPWAAQLAGQFLPLGPNALLLSTSAIDAITRTGLTPDRLGAALGLIFEYTYGFALLESQWLVRVRSSGLPEEEFHKVVHGLVEQADTRYAEHAELIDAVGHNSAAARDRRFAQGLDLALAGIDATIAGAPGTR, encoded by the coding sequence ATGGCCGACAAGCCCCGCGACCCGGCGGTCAGCATCTGGGTGAAGCCGCCCAGGACCCGCAAGCACGGAGCCGCCCCCAGCGGCCTGAGCCGGGACCGGATCGTCGGCGCCACGGTGGACCTGCTGGACGCGGACGGTGTGCAGGCCTTCTCCATGCGCAGACTGGCGGCCACCCTCGACGTCACCGCGATGTCGGTCTACTGGTACCTCGACACCAAGGACGAACTGCTCGAACTCGCCCTGGACGACGTCCTCGGCCGGATGGCCGTCGCCCCGCCGACGGACCACGACAACTGGCGCGAGCAGCTGCGCACCCTGGCACACGAGTACCGCCGCTGCTTCCAGCAGCACCCCTGGGCCGCCCAACTGGCAGGCCAGTTCCTGCCGCTGGGCCCCAACGCGCTGCTCTTGTCGACCAGTGCCATCGACGCCATCACCCGCACCGGCCTCACTCCCGACCGGCTGGGCGCCGCGCTCGGACTGATCTTCGAGTACACCTACGGCTTCGCCCTGCTCGAATCCCAGTGGCTGGTCCGGGTCCGCAGCTCCGGCCTGCCCGAGGAGGAGTTCCACAAGGTCGTCCACGGCCTCGTCGAGCAGGCCGACACCCGCTACGCCGAGCACGCGGAACTCATCGACGCCGTCGGCCACAACTCCGCCGCCGCTCGCGACCGCCGCTTCGCCCAGGGTTTGGACCTCGCCCTCGCGGGCATCGACGCCACCATCGCCGGCGCCCCGGGCACGCGGTAG
- a CDS encoding nuclease-related domain-containing protein, with product MRAEDDLARNLPGAGLESLVRAGEQKFKLPVRLMARLVGDRLGDPATLRGLEGEQIVGAALVALQRVGWKVLHGIPLPSGSDIDHLVIGPPGVFTVNSKHHAGASVWVGGNTVKVNRIGYPYLANSEFEAARTAGLLTEWCGFAVPVHPVIAMVGVRGITRAGTPAVTVIAGEEIASALSTWPAMLSPNQVERAHTVARHAQVWRHVGKGGRAKAR from the coding sequence ATGCGAGCAGAGGACGATCTCGCGCGCAATCTCCCCGGCGCGGGCCTGGAGAGCCTGGTCCGGGCGGGCGAACAGAAGTTCAAACTGCCGGTCCGCCTGATGGCCAGACTTGTCGGCGATCGTCTCGGCGACCCTGCCACGCTCAGAGGCCTGGAGGGGGAGCAGATCGTGGGTGCCGCACTTGTCGCACTGCAGAGAGTCGGGTGGAAGGTGCTGCATGGAATCCCGCTGCCGAGCGGCTCGGACATCGACCACCTGGTGATCGGTCCGCCGGGCGTCTTCACCGTCAACTCGAAGCACCATGCGGGCGCCTCCGTGTGGGTGGGCGGCAACACCGTGAAGGTCAACCGGATCGGCTACCCGTACCTGGCGAACTCGGAGTTCGAAGCAGCGCGAACAGCCGGACTGCTGACGGAGTGGTGCGGGTTCGCGGTCCCCGTGCACCCCGTCATCGCGATGGTGGGCGTTCGCGGGATCACCCGAGCGGGCACGCCCGCGGTGACCGTCATCGCCGGCGAGGAGATCGCATCGGCCCTGTCGACCTGGCCCGCGATGCTCTCTCCGAACCAGGTGGAGCGCGCCCACACCGTCGCGCGGCACGCCCAGGTCTGGCGCCACGTGGGCAAGGGCGGCAGGGCGAAGGCCCGCTGA
- a CDS encoding MFS transporter, producing the protein MPRTDRRPDRWVILTVICLAQLVVVLDNTILNVAVPSLTKELGATTAQTQWVVGAYSLAQAGLLIAAGGLADRYGRKRVQLLGLAVFGVGSLGAALAGTPGQLIAARAGMGVGGSLLLATSLAIVVRVFDAEEQPRAIAVWSAIASLGFALGPVTGGALLAQFWWGSVFLVNLPVAALGLLAVARLVPESKDPRGARPDLLGAALSTAGLVGVVYAVIQGPGSGWTAPGTLLAGGLGLLMLLLFLLWERRIEHPLLDLAFFRDPRFRGAVSGGVLVSFGMGGSLFLLTEHLQFVLGYDPLSAGLRTAPMALTIVALNLTGTGVRLTTRLGLRPPAAIAAGLALLAAGLAAIALFGRHDSYPGVLLGLVLMGIGVAFAQPAMAVSVMGSIPPEKAGVGSGLMGTLSELGNSLGVAVLGAVLTAGFAGRLPARLPPAAARSLPAALDAAGPGAAERVRAAFTDSLTSSQLIGAVAVLLGGLLAGWLLSRAGGRPAAPAIPAQPADAAGAAGAAAQAG; encoded by the coding sequence ATGCCCCGAACCGACCGCAGGCCCGACCGGTGGGTGATCCTCACCGTGATCTGCCTCGCCCAGCTCGTCGTGGTGCTCGACAACACCATCCTCAACGTCGCCGTCCCCTCGCTCACCAAGGAGTTGGGCGCGACCACCGCGCAGACCCAGTGGGTGGTCGGCGCCTACTCACTCGCCCAGGCCGGCCTGCTGATCGCCGCCGGCGGGCTGGCCGACCGGTACGGCCGCAAGCGGGTCCAGTTGCTCGGCCTTGCGGTCTTCGGGGTCGGCTCGCTCGGCGCCGCGCTGGCCGGCACCCCTGGTCAGCTGATCGCCGCCCGCGCGGGCATGGGGGTCGGCGGCAGCCTGCTGCTGGCCACCAGCCTGGCCATCGTGGTGCGCGTCTTCGACGCCGAGGAGCAGCCCAGAGCGATCGCCGTCTGGAGCGCGATCGCCTCCCTGGGCTTCGCGCTCGGACCGGTGACAGGCGGCGCGCTGCTCGCCCAGTTCTGGTGGGGCTCGGTCTTCCTGGTCAACCTGCCGGTCGCCGCGCTCGGCCTGCTCGCGGTGGCGCGCCTGGTCCCCGAGTCCAAGGACCCGCGCGGGGCGCGCCCCGACCTGCTCGGCGCCGCGCTCTCCACGGCCGGCCTGGTCGGCGTGGTGTACGCGGTGATCCAGGGCCCGGGCAGCGGCTGGACCGCCCCGGGGACGCTGCTCGCCGGCGGCCTCGGCCTGCTCATGCTGCTGCTCTTCCTGCTCTGGGAGCGCCGGATCGAGCACCCGCTGCTGGACCTGGCGTTCTTCCGCGACCCCCGGTTCCGCGGCGCGGTCTCAGGCGGCGTGCTGGTCAGCTTCGGGATGGGCGGCTCGCTCTTCCTGCTCACCGAGCACCTGCAGTTCGTACTGGGCTACGACCCGCTCTCGGCCGGTCTGCGCACCGCCCCGATGGCCCTGACCATCGTCGCGCTCAACCTGACCGGGACCGGGGTACGGCTGACCACGCGGCTCGGGCTCAGGCCACCCGCCGCCATCGCCGCGGGACTGGCCCTACTGGCAGCCGGACTGGCCGCGATCGCCCTCTTCGGACGCCACGACTCCTACCCGGGCGTGCTGCTCGGCCTGGTGCTGATGGGCATCGGCGTGGCCTTCGCGCAGCCCGCGATGGCCGTCTCGGTGATGGGCTCGATCCCGCCGGAGAAGGCCGGGGTCGGCTCCGGCCTGATGGGCACGCTCAGCGAACTGGGCAACTCGCTCGGCGTCGCCGTGCTGGGCGCCGTACTCACCGCCGGGTTCGCCGGCCGGCTGCCGGCGCGGCTGCCACCGGCCGCGGCCCGCTCGCTGCCCGCCGCGCTCGACGCGGCGGGGCCCGGCGCCGCCGAGCGGGTCCGCGCCGCCTTCACCGACAGCCTGACCAGCAGCCAGCTGATCGGCGCGGTCGCGGTGCTGCTCGGCGGCCTCCTGGCCGGCTGGCTGCTCAGCCGGGCCGGCGGCCGGCCCGCGGCACCCGCCATCCCGGCGCAACCGGCCGACGCGGCCGGAGCGGCCGGAGCGGCGGCCCAGGCGGGCTGA
- a CDS encoding DUF899 family protein: MTSSPVPFRPYGTRLPDESPQYTRAREELRLSEVELMRQRERVAQRRRELPPGPAVEDHTFLEGPPWLDQDDGPVRPVRLSELFTAPGRALVVYQFMYGKLQQSPCPMCTMWLDGFNAVAHHLTRTADFAVVAAADPQQLRAHARRRGWERLRLLSCGAGTFKYDLGSEDAAGNQDSTVSVFTKDADGTLRHQYSARPALADDIEERGIDLLSPVWHLLDLTPGGRGDWYPGLDY; the protein is encoded by the coding sequence GTGACCTCCTCCCCCGTCCCCTTCCGCCCGTACGGCACCCGGCTGCCCGACGAGTCACCGCAGTACACCCGGGCCCGCGAGGAACTCCGGCTTTCCGAAGTGGAGTTGATGCGCCAACGGGAGCGGGTGGCGCAGCGGCGGCGGGAGTTGCCACCCGGCCCGGCGGTCGAGGACCACACCTTCCTGGAGGGGCCGCCCTGGCTGGACCAGGACGACGGGCCGGTGCGGCCGGTGCGGCTCAGCGAGCTGTTCACCGCACCCGGACGCGCGCTGGTGGTCTACCAGTTCATGTACGGCAAGCTGCAGCAGAGCCCGTGCCCGATGTGCACCATGTGGCTCGACGGCTTCAACGCGGTCGCCCACCACCTGACCCGCACCGCCGACTTCGCCGTGGTGGCCGCCGCCGATCCCCAGCAGTTGCGCGCGCACGCCCGGCGGCGCGGCTGGGAGCGGCTTCGGCTGCTCAGCTGCGGGGCCGGCACCTTCAAGTACGACCTGGGCAGCGAGGACGCGGCAGGCAACCAGGACTCCACGGTCTCGGTCTTCACCAAGGACGCGGACGGCACGCTGCGCCACCAGTACTCCGCCCGCCCGGCACTGGCCGACGACATCGAGGAGCGCGGCATCGACCTGCTGTCGCCCGTCTGGCACCTGCTGGACCTGACCCCGGGTGGGCGCGGCGACTGGTACCCCGGGCTGGACTACTGA